The Apium graveolens cultivar Ventura chromosome 6, ASM990537v1, whole genome shotgun sequence genome contains a region encoding:
- the LOC141667409 gene encoding cold-regulated 413 plasma membrane protein 1-like produces the protein MWKGSFLKMRTDDMASSVLSSDFKELGEAAKRLADHAIKLGGTGGFMTSVFAWIASFAAIYLLILDKTNWRTKILTALLVPYIFLTLPSIIFDLLRGEIGKWIAFVAVIMRLFFPQNIKSYLEMPGAIILICVVAPSLLSDYIRNNWLGVAICLGIGCYLLQEHIRASGGFRNSFTKSHGVSNSVGIVLLVVYPVWALLFILL, from the exons ATGTGGAAGGGAAGTTTTCTTAAAATGAGAACAGATGACATGGCAAGTTCAGTGCTGAGTTCTGATTTTAAAGAACTTGGTGAAGCTGCAAAAAGACTAGCTGATCATGCCATCAAacttggtggtactggtggatttATGACTTCTGTTTTTGCCTGGATTGCCTCTTTTGCAGCTAT CTATCTGTTGATCCTGGATAAAACCAACTGGAGAACAAAGATTCTAACAGCACTTCTAGTTCCTTATATCTTCTTGACTCTTCCTTCGATAATCTTTGACTTGCTCAG GGGAGAAATCGGTAAATGGATTGCTTTTGTTGCTGTGATAATGCGTCTGTTCTTCCCCCAAAACATCAAGA GTTATCTAGAAATGCCAGGCGCGATTATCCTGATCTGTGTAGTGGCACCTAGTCTGCTTTCAGACTACATAAGGAATAACTGGCTTGGTGTAGCGATATGTCTTGGCATTGGATGTTACTTGCTGCAGGAACACATAAGAGCCTCGGGAGGATTTAGAAATTCATTTACAAAGAGCCATGGAGTTTCTAACTCAGTTGGGATTGTTCTTCTGGTGGTCTATCCTGTCTGGGCTCTACTATTTATACTCCTATAG